In Bacillus sp. Cs-700, one genomic interval encodes:
- a CDS encoding YybS family protein: MKNQGVRQLVEGAALAAVFAVLFLITIYVPLLGSLTLWALPIPFILMVVRNGMKSGLVMWAVTIVLGVLTAGLPSLVMTFTVGLGGITAGYLYAIRKSALAVLVGSGLAYVVGLVLAFVSSILVIGQNPADLVVEMMNQSFQQAESIYRSLGLDTSQFNQLKEQISLLRYLIPTGLVLMGVVIALISQLLSIPILRRVGNFQPPVFQPIREWTFPKSFLWYYLVVTIVMMVGLEEGSAVFVAAINVYSILNALIFVQGLAVIYFFSHHKGWPLVVPILLTFLGFALTSFVVIIGIIDLGFELRRRMKS, translated from the coding sequence TTGAAGAATCAAGGTGTTAGGCAGTTAGTTGAAGGGGCTGCTCTTGCGGCCGTGTTTGCTGTATTGTTTCTGATTACGATTTATGTACCACTTTTAGGCTCTCTTACGCTCTGGGCTCTTCCTATCCCGTTTATACTGATGGTTGTGCGCAATGGTATGAAGAGTGGGCTAGTGATGTGGGCTGTGACGATAGTGCTTGGGGTGTTAACGGCAGGTCTTCCTTCTCTCGTTATGACGTTTACGGTAGGGCTTGGAGGGATAACTGCTGGGTATTTATACGCAATTCGTAAGTCTGCACTTGCTGTATTGGTAGGAAGCGGGTTAGCGTATGTAGTCGGCCTTGTGCTTGCTTTTGTATCGAGTATTCTAGTGATCGGTCAAAATCCAGCTGACCTTGTTGTGGAAATGATGAATCAATCCTTTCAACAAGCAGAATCGATATATCGTTCGTTAGGTTTGGACACTAGCCAGTTTAATCAACTTAAAGAGCAAATTAGTTTATTGCGCTATTTAATTCCGACAGGTTTAGTGCTCATGGGTGTAGTGATTGCACTGATTTCACAGCTACTTTCCATTCCAATTTTAAGAAGAGTAGGCAACTTTCAGCCACCCGTCTTTCAGCCAATCAGAGAATGGACATTCCCGAAGAGTTTTTTATGGTATTATTTAGTTGTTACTATTGTTATGATGGTAGGATTAGAAGAAGGATCGGCTGTATTTGTGGCAGCCATTAATGTGTACTCTATACTCAATGCTCTGATATTTGTTCAGGGTCTTGCTGTCATTTACTTTTTTAGTCATCATAAAGGATGGCCCCTCGTCGTGCCAATTCTGTTAACGTTTCTTGGCTTCGCACTAACATCATTTGT
- a CDS encoding HPr family phosphocarrier protein, which translates to MNVETSTVTLTAPLSMNSLMAFVKKAKTFDSHVSLYRNGHSINGKNLTSVITFNLTVKESDSILLIADGEDAQTASVQLVEWLQKEMDGAREDTLSLM; encoded by the coding sequence ATGAACGTTGAAACTTCAACAGTAACACTTACCGCTCCGCTTAGTATGAATTCTCTTATGGCATTCGTCAAAAAAGCGAAAACGTTTGATAGTCACGTGTCTCTCTATCGAAATGGGCATAGCATTAACGGAAAGAATTTAACGAGCGTTATTACGTTTAATCTCACCGTGAAAGAAAGCGATTCGATTCTACTTATTGCTGACGGCGAAGATGCGCAAACAGCATCTGTGCAATTAGTCGAGTGGCTTCAAAAAGAGATGGATGGTGCAAGGGAAGATACACTATCTCTTATGTAG
- the rpsR gene encoding 30S ribosomal protein S18, whose amino-acid sequence MARPGGRRGRRKKVCFFTVNKITYIDYKDVDLLKRFVSERGKILPRRVTGTSAKYQRQLTRAVKRARQMALLPYVLGE is encoded by the coding sequence ATGGCAAGACCAGGTGGACGCAGAGGTCGTCGTAAAAAGGTTTGTTTCTTCACAGTAAACAAAATCACTTACATCGACTATAAAGATGTAGATCTTCTTAAACGCTTCGTATCTGAGCGTGGAAAAATTCTTCCACGTCGTGTAACAGGTACTAGCGCTAAATACCAACGTCAATTGACTCGCGCAGTTAAACGTGCTCGTCAAATGGCTTTACTACCATACGTACTTGGTGAGTAA
- the ssb gene encoding single-stranded DNA-binding protein yields MLNRVVLVGRLTKDPELRYTPSGVAVANFTLAVNRPFTNQQGDREADFINIVVWRRQAENAANFLKKGSLAGVDGRVQTRSYDNSQGQRVFVTEVMAESVQFLEPKGSNQGGSGSGNYGGGNQNRETGGYGNQNQNRDNNRDHSNFGDDPFASDGKPIDISDDDLPF; encoded by the coding sequence ATGCTGAATCGCGTCGTATTAGTTGGACGTTTAACAAAAGACCCTGAATTGCGTTATACCCCTAGTGGCGTAGCGGTTGCGAACTTCACACTTGCTGTGAATCGCCCGTTTACGAATCAGCAGGGAGACCGCGAAGCTGATTTTATCAACATTGTTGTATGGCGCAGACAGGCAGAAAATGCAGCCAATTTCTTGAAAAAAGGCAGCCTTGCTGGTGTAGATGGACGAGTTCAGACTCGCTCTTATGATAATAGCCAGGGACAGCGTGTGTTTGTGACAGAAGTGATGGCTGAAAGCGTCCAATTTCTCGAGCCTAAAGGTTCTAACCAAGGCGGTAGCGGAAGCGGCAACTACGGTGGCGGCAACCAAAACAGAGAAACCGGCGGTTACGGGAATCAGAACCAAAATCGTGATAACAACCGTGATCACTCCAATTTTGGAGATGACCCGTTTGCGAGCGATGGCAAGCCGATCGACATTTCAGATGATGACTTGCCGTTCTAA
- the rpsF gene encoding 30S ribosomal protein S6, translating into MRNYEIMYIIRPNIEEDAQKALVERFNGILTDNGAEINETKEMGKKRLAYEIENFNSGIYMLLNINSNTEAIDEFSRLMKINDDVLRFMTINLEEAKK; encoded by the coding sequence ATGCGTAACTACGAAATTATGTACATTATCCGTCCAAACATTGAAGAGGATGCACAGAAAGCTCTTGTCGAGCGTTTCAACGGAATCCTTACTGACAATGGTGCGGAAATTAATGAAACTAAAGAAATGGGTAAGAAGCGTCTTGCTTATGAAATCGAGAATTTCAACAGCGGGATCTACATGCTTCTTAACATTAACAGTAACACTGAAGCGATTGATGAATTCAGCCGTTTGATGAAAATCAACGACGATGTTCTTCGTTTCATGACGATCAACCTAGAAGAAGCTAAAAAGTAA
- the ychF gene encoding redox-regulated ATPase YchF produces MALTTGIVGLPNVGKSTLFNAITQAGAESANYPFCTIDPNVGIVEVPDERLQKLTELVKPKKTIPTAFEFTDIAGIVKGASKGEGLGNKFLSHIRQVDAISQVVRCFDDENITHVSGKVDPISDIETINLELILADLESVDKRIARVQKMAKQKDKEALAEFNVLTKLKEAFEEEQPARSVELTEEEEKIVYGYHLLTKKPVLYVANVDEDDLLDPSDNEYVAKVREYASKEGAEVIVVCAKIESELAELDGEEKDAFLEDIGISEPGLNKLIRASYDLLGLATYFTAGEQEVRAWTFRLGMKAPQAAGIIHTDFERGFIRAEIVAYDDLVEAGTMAIAKEKGKVRLEGKEYIVKDGDVIHFRFNV; encoded by the coding sequence ATGGCATTAACCACCGGTATAGTAGGGCTTCCAAATGTTGGGAAGTCAACGTTATTTAATGCAATTACACAGGCTGGAGCAGAGTCAGCGAACTATCCGTTCTGTACAATCGATCCGAACGTTGGGATTGTAGAGGTTCCTGATGAGCGCCTTCAAAAGCTTACTGAACTAGTAAAGCCAAAGAAAACCATTCCAACAGCATTTGAATTTACCGATATTGCTGGAATTGTAAAAGGGGCAAGTAAAGGAGAAGGACTAGGAAACAAGTTTCTTTCTCATATTCGCCAAGTAGACGCAATCTCTCAAGTTGTTCGTTGTTTTGATGATGAGAACATTACACACGTGTCCGGTAAAGTAGATCCAATTTCAGATATTGAAACGATTAACCTTGAGCTTATTCTTGCCGATCTTGAATCAGTTGATAAGCGGATTGCGCGCGTTCAAAAAATGGCGAAACAAAAAGACAAAGAAGCACTGGCTGAGTTTAACGTTCTTACAAAGTTGAAAGAAGCGTTTGAAGAAGAGCAGCCTGCTCGAAGTGTAGAACTAACAGAAGAAGAAGAGAAAATCGTATATGGGTATCACCTACTAACGAAAAAGCCTGTTCTTTACGTAGCAAACGTTGATGAAGATGATCTACTAGATCCTTCAGATAACGAATATGTTGCTAAAGTTCGTGAATATGCTTCAAAAGAAGGCGCTGAAGTCATTGTTGTTTGTGCGAAAATCGAGTCTGAACTTGCTGAGCTTGATGGGGAAGAGAAAGATGCTTTCCTTGAAGATATTGGTATTTCAGAGCCTGGTTTGAACAAATTAATTCGCGCTTCTTATGACCTTCTTGGATTAGCAACGTATTTCACTGCAGGTGAGCAAGAAGTTCGTGCGTGGACATTCCGTCTTGGTATGAAAGCTCCTCAGGCAGCTGGTATTATCCATACCGACTTTGAACGTGGCTTTATTCGCGCTGAAATTGTCGCTTATGATGACCTGGTTGAAGCTGGGACAATGGCGATCGCGAAAGAAAAAGGAAAAGTTCGTCTTGAAGGAAAAGAGTACATTGTAAAAGACGGAGACGTAATCCATTTCCGTTTTAACGTATAA
- a CDS encoding DUF951 domain-containing protein translates to MSGKEFGLNDVVEMKKAHPCGENRWKVIRMGADIRIKCLGCDHSVMLPRKEFSKKLKKVLEHAES, encoded by the coding sequence ATGTCCGGTAAAGAATTTGGCTTAAATGACGTTGTTGAAATGAAGAAAGCTCATCCGTGTGGGGAGAACCGATGGAAAGTGATTCGAATGGGAGCGGATATTCGAATTAAATGTCTTGGTTGTGACCACAGTGTAATGCTTCCACGAAAAGAGTTTTCTAAAAAGCTGAAGAAAGTCCTCGAGCATGCAGAATCTTGA
- a CDS encoding mechanosensitive ion channel family protein: MDWFEPMWNSAYDYLSNRDLWGNVVKRGFTILAIIIGTWIFLRIAKSALAQIFAIRLKSPLRLSERREATLIRLIENILTYVTYFIALVMILSEFEIDVRTLIAGAGVVGLAVGFGAQNLVRDVITGFFIIFEKQFSVGDYVRISGVEGFVEEIGLRVTKIKSWTGELHILPNGNINQVTNYSIHNSIAVVDVNIAYEEHILEAEKVIIHLLDELYEQFDAMIVKPEYLGVQNLGPSEVVLRIISEVQPMEHWVIGREIRKAVKQRFDEIGIEIALPRVVMYQRDEQGEVKEKA, from the coding sequence TTGGATTGGTTCGAGCCAATGTGGAATTCTGCTTACGATTATTTATCCAATCGTGATCTTTGGGGGAATGTTGTCAAAAGAGGGTTTACGATTCTTGCAATTATCATTGGAACGTGGATTTTTCTTCGTATCGCAAAATCGGCCCTTGCGCAAATTTTCGCGATCCGATTGAAAAGCCCGCTTCGTTTATCAGAACGGAGAGAAGCGACGCTTATACGCTTAATTGAAAATATTTTAACCTACGTCACCTATTTTATTGCGCTTGTCATGATCTTGAGCGAGTTTGAGATCGATGTTCGAACGCTTATCGCCGGAGCTGGTGTCGTTGGTTTGGCAGTTGGTTTCGGTGCTCAGAACCTCGTTCGCGACGTCATTACAGGCTTTTTTATTATTTTTGAGAAACAGTTTTCCGTCGGAGATTATGTACGAATTTCTGGAGTGGAAGGTTTTGTCGAAGAAATAGGATTACGTGTTACAAAAATTAAAAGTTGGACAGGAGAGCTTCATATTCTGCCGAATGGTAACATAAATCAAGTGACGAATTACTCCATTCATAATAGTATTGCTGTAGTGGATGTGAACATTGCGTATGAAGAACATATACTAGAAGCTGAAAAAGTGATCATTCACTTATTGGACGAGCTATATGAACAGTTCGATGCTATGATTGTAAAACCAGAATATCTTGGCGTGCAGAATTTAGGACCTTCAGAAGTGGTTCTCAGAATCATCTCGGAAGTGCAGCCAATGGAGCACTGGGTCATTGGTCGAGAAATTAGAAAAGCGGTTAAGCAACGTTTTGATGAAATAGGGATTGAAATTGCTCTTCCGCGTGTTGTGATGTATCAACGTGATGAACAGGGTGAAGTGAAGGAAAAAGCATAA
- the yyaC gene encoding spore protease YyaC has product MNLRDKFFQKKPAAYRIHHEDTLASKTLSERLALLLPARRTDSIVIVCIGTDRSTGDALGPLVGTKLQQLKPKATIYGTLESPVHAVNLNEVMESIAERHPRPFIIGIDACLGRLHSVGIITAGEGPVKPGAGVKKELPEVGDIHLTGIVNVSGFMEYFVLQNTRLNLVMKMADVMAISLHESIEAYGREFPIEKHKPNWGDDLIQLP; this is encoded by the coding sequence ATGAATCTTCGAGACAAGTTTTTTCAAAAAAAGCCTGCTGCGTATCGAATCCATCATGAGGATACTCTTGCTAGTAAAACGCTTAGTGAGAGGCTTGCCTTACTTTTACCAGCACGAAGAACGGATTCAATCGTAATTGTTTGTATTGGCACTGACCGCTCAACAGGAGATGCACTCGGTCCGCTTGTTGGCACCAAACTGCAACAATTAAAACCTAAAGCTACAATATACGGAACACTTGAATCACCTGTGCATGCTGTCAATTTAAATGAGGTTATGGAATCAATCGCAGAGCGGCACCCTCGTCCATTTATTATTGGAATTGATGCTTGTCTTGGACGACTTCATTCAGTCGGTATTATTACTGCTGGAGAAGGACCAGTTAAGCCAGGAGCAGGTGTGAAAAAAGAGCTTCCGGAAGTAGGCGATATTCACTTAACTGGTATTGTGAATGTAAGTGGGTTTATGGAATACTTTGTCTTGCAAAATACGAGGCTAAATCTTGTGATGAAAATGGCTGATGTGATGGCCATCAGTCTTCACGAATCGATTGAAGCATATGGAAGAGAGTTTCCAATTGAAAAACATAAACCAAATTGGGGAGATGACCTGATCCAACTTCCATAG
- a CDS encoding DUF554 domain-containing protein, with the protein MVFLGTVVNGLAIMVGALIGTVSSRIPDRMKTTIMQGLALVITVIGLQMAMKSEQFLIVIGSLVIGGMLGEFWDLEGKLATLGKWIEKKTGATSEGSVAQAFVTATLVYVVGAMAILGALDSGLRNDHSILFTKSLIDGFTAIMFTATLGYGVLFSAIPVMIYQGLIALFASQINQVVPQFLLDAFIAEVTSAGGIMIMAIGLNLLGIIKIRVANFLPALLVAAVLVTSLYLFPLFFN; encoded by the coding sequence ATGGTGTTTTTAGGTACGGTTGTAAATGGATTAGCCATTATGGTTGGTGCTTTAATCGGAACAGTTAGCAGTCGAATTCCAGACAGAATGAAAACGACCATCATGCAAGGGCTTGCCCTCGTTATTACGGTAATTGGCCTTCAAATGGCTATGAAAAGCGAGCAATTCCTCATTGTGATTGGCAGTCTTGTTATTGGTGGGATGCTAGGAGAGTTCTGGGATCTTGAAGGGAAACTTGCAACATTGGGTAAGTGGATTGAAAAGAAAACAGGCGCTACTTCTGAGGGTAGCGTTGCCCAGGCTTTTGTCACAGCTACTCTCGTTTATGTAGTTGGCGCGATGGCGATTCTTGGGGCCCTTGATAGCGGACTGCGAAATGATCATTCGATTTTATTTACGAAGTCACTAATTGATGGTTTTACCGCAATTATGTTTACCGCCACGCTTGGTTATGGGGTGTTATTTTCAGCAATTCCGGTTATGATTTACCAAGGATTAATCGCTTTGTTTGCTTCTCAAATTAATCAAGTCGTCCCTCAGTTCCTCCTTGATGCTTTTATTGCAGAAGTGACATCAGCTGGAGGCATAATGATAATGGCGATTGGCTTAAACTTGCTTGGTATCATAAAAATTCGTGTGGCTAATTTTCTTCCTGCTTTATTAGTTGCTGCGGTTCTTGTAACGTCCTTGTATCTTTTCCCGCTTTTCTTTAATTAA
- a CDS encoding aminotransferase class V-fold PLP-dependent enzyme — protein sequence MIYFDQAATSFPKPPEVVQAMTEVMTEYAANPGRGGHALSRRANDTVIRAREQLADFFGFNHSERVCFTANATAALNQAIKGFHFHEGDHVLTTSFEHNSVRRPLEYMKKTVGIEVDYVNIGESNEFDSDAFRQAIQPNTKMIIVSHGSNLTGNIVPIDVVGEIAREKEITFLVDASQTAGIVPIHMSDMSIDLLAFPGHKGLLGPQGTGVLMVSEGVELNPLYHGGTGGSSELIDQPNQLPERLESGTLNTPGIAGLLAGLNAVKKMGLPEIRKHEQKLTEILVNGLNQIDHVHVYGPEQRLAVIPFTIEGIDAQEIAIILDQHYEIAVRAGLHCTPLGHETIGTSRTGTVRLSVGPYNTEDEVYKVIEAVEEIVEGYFG from the coding sequence GTGATTTATTTCGATCAAGCGGCTACATCTTTTCCTAAACCGCCGGAAGTTGTCCAAGCTATGACAGAGGTGATGACAGAGTATGCAGCAAATCCAGGCCGTGGTGGACACGCCTTATCTAGACGTGCTAATGATACGGTTATTCGTGCACGTGAACAACTGGCGGATTTTTTTGGTTTTAACCATTCGGAACGCGTTTGTTTTACAGCTAATGCAACTGCGGCTCTAAATCAGGCGATTAAAGGTTTTCATTTTCATGAAGGAGACCATGTTCTAACGACCTCATTTGAGCATAACTCTGTTCGCCGTCCTCTTGAATATATGAAAAAAACTGTGGGAATTGAAGTCGATTACGTTAACATAGGGGAATCCAATGAATTTGATAGCGATGCATTTCGCCAGGCGATTCAACCAAATACAAAAATGATTATCGTTTCACACGGATCGAATTTAACCGGTAACATTGTTCCAATCGATGTTGTAGGTGAGATTGCAAGAGAAAAAGAAATCACCTTTTTAGTTGATGCCTCTCAAACCGCTGGTATCGTTCCTATCCATATGAGTGATATGAGTATTGATCTATTAGCGTTTCCTGGTCATAAAGGCTTGTTAGGCCCTCAAGGGACTGGTGTGCTCATGGTTAGTGAAGGAGTCGAACTAAATCCTCTTTATCATGGGGGAACAGGTGGTAGCTCAGAATTAATTGATCAACCAAATCAACTGCCGGAGCGTCTTGAGAGCGGTACACTAAATACGCCTGGAATTGCAGGGTTACTAGCTGGATTAAACGCGGTAAAAAAGATGGGTCTTCCTGAAATAAGAAAGCATGAACAAAAGCTAACGGAGATTCTCGTTAATGGGTTGAATCAAATCGATCACGTTCACGTTTACGGACCAGAACAACGACTTGCTGTTATTCCATTTACAATTGAAGGAATAGATGCTCAGGAGATTGCAATTATCCTAGATCAGCATTATGAAATAGCGGTCAGAGCTGGGTTACATTGTACTCCGCTCGGTCATGAGACGATTGGTACGAGCAGAACGGGAACTGTTCGTTTAAGTGTAGGGCCTTATAATACAGAAGATGAGGTTTATAAAGTAATTGAAGCAGTAGAAGAAATAGTTGAGGGGTACTTCGGCTGA
- a CDS encoding ParB/RepB/Spo0J family partition protein — MANRGLGKGINALFPSQKEDEVVKEIPLNELRPNPYQPRKKFSDEAIEELRASIESFGVLQPLIVRQSIKGYEIVVGERRYRASKEAGLTTIPAVVKKLTDRKMMEIALIENLQRENLNPIEEALAYQKLMKETDVTQEELSKRLGKSRPHLANFLRLLQLPPEVQEYISDGKLSMGHGRAILGLKKKEARKTLADRALEEKLNVRQLEKLITQLNQSVSRETKKGEKSDPFLKEKESSLREKFGTSVSIKRSKKKGKIEIEFFSEEDLNRILEVLEEGTE, encoded by the coding sequence ATGGCTAATCGTGGTTTGGGAAAGGGAATCAATGCTTTATTTCCTTCTCAAAAAGAGGACGAGGTTGTGAAAGAAATACCGCTCAATGAACTGCGTCCTAACCCCTATCAACCAAGAAAGAAGTTTAGTGATGAGGCAATTGAAGAATTGCGCGCTTCGATTGAATCTTTCGGTGTTCTTCAACCATTAATCGTTCGACAAAGTATTAAGGGTTATGAAATTGTTGTAGGGGAACGAAGATATCGCGCTTCAAAAGAAGCAGGTCTTACAACAATTCCTGCTGTTGTGAAAAAGTTAACGGATCGAAAAATGATGGAAATCGCATTAATTGAAAATCTACAGCGAGAAAATTTAAATCCAATTGAAGAAGCTCTTGCTTATCAGAAATTGATGAAAGAAACAGACGTTACCCAAGAAGAGTTGTCAAAGCGCCTAGGAAAAAGCAGGCCGCATTTGGCTAACTTTTTACGTTTACTGCAATTACCACCTGAGGTGCAGGAGTATATTTCTGATGGAAAACTTTCAATGGGACACGGAAGAGCGATACTTGGATTAAAGAAAAAAGAAGCTCGAAAAACGTTAGCTGATCGAGCATTGGAAGAAAAATTAAACGTTCGGCAGCTTGAAAAGTTAATTACGCAATTGAATCAGAGCGTTTCACGTGAAACAAAGAAAGGTGAGAAGTCTGACCCGTTTTTGAAGGAAAAAGAAAGTTCCCTTCGTGAGAAGTTCGGAACATCTGTTTCAATTAAACGGTCAAAGAAAAAAGGTAAAATAGAAATTGAATTCTTTTCAGAGGAAGATCTTAATCGTATTTTAGAAGTTTTAGAAGAAGGTACCGAATAA
- a CDS encoding AAA family ATPase: protein MANIVAITNQKGGVGKTTTSVNMSACLAYLGKKVLLVDIDPQGNATSGVGIEKGDIETCVYNVLVDDVEAEEVIQQTIVENLDVIPSTIQLAGAEIELVPTISREVRLKRALNKVEKKYDYIIIDCPPSLGLLTINALTAANAVLIPVQCEYYALEGLSQLLNTVRLVQKHLNTELEIEGVLLTMLDARTNLGIQVIEEVKKYFQEKVYRVIIPRNVRLSEAPSHGKPVIVYDPKSRGAETYLELAKEVLDNG from the coding sequence TTGGCGAATATTGTAGCGATTACGAATCAAAAAGGTGGAGTTGGAAAGACGACGACTTCAGTTAACATGAGCGCATGTCTTGCTTATCTTGGAAAGAAAGTTCTACTTGTGGATATTGATCCTCAAGGCAACGCAACCAGCGGTGTAGGAATTGAAAAAGGAGACATTGAAACTTGTGTATATAATGTTCTTGTCGATGATGTGGAAGCGGAAGAGGTTATCCAGCAGACAATCGTCGAGAACTTGGATGTGATTCCTTCGACAATTCAGCTTGCAGGTGCAGAAATCGAACTAGTTCCAACCATTTCCCGGGAAGTAAGATTAAAGAGGGCTCTCAATAAAGTTGAAAAAAAGTATGATTATATTATAATAGATTGTCCTCCATCATTAGGATTATTAACAATAAACGCTCTAACCGCTGCGAATGCAGTGCTTATCCCTGTGCAGTGTGAGTACTATGCATTAGAAGGATTAAGTCAGTTATTGAACACAGTGCGACTTGTTCAAAAGCATTTAAATACAGAATTAGAAATTGAAGGAGTGCTCTTAACAATGCTCGATGCCAGAACAAATCTTGGTATTCAAGTCATTGAAGAGGTGAAGAAATATTTTCAAGAAAAAGTGTATCGAGTAATTATTCCAAGGAATGTACGTTTGAGTGAAGCGCCAAGTCATGGTAAGCCAGTCATTGTATATGATCCAAAATCTCGAGGAGCTGAAACTTATTTAGAACTTGCGAAGGAAGTGTTAGACAATGGCTAA
- the noc gene encoding nucleoid occlusion protein, with the protein MKHTFSRLFGLNDEKSETMEVEQEEVKQLLVEDIIPNRFQPRTIFIDERITELSQTIKTHGVIQPIVVREREGKYEIIAGERRWRAVKKLGWERIPAIVKEFNDSQTASIALIENLQREELTAVEEAMAYAQLIELHDLTQESLAQRLGKGQSTIANKLRLLKLPEPVQQALLQKKITERHARALIPLKNPENQVKVLSEVLERQWNVKQTEERVARMLEGTIQKPKPRKKSVSKDMRLAVNTIRQSLDMVTETGLMIDTDEEDHDEYYQFTIRIPKKK; encoded by the coding sequence ATGAAGCATACGTTTTCACGTCTTTTCGGTTTGAACGATGAAAAAAGCGAGACGATGGAAGTAGAACAAGAGGAAGTGAAGCAACTTCTTGTTGAGGATATTATTCCGAACCGCTTCCAGCCTCGAACAATTTTTATAGATGAGAGAATTACTGAATTATCTCAAACGATAAAGACTCATGGAGTTATTCAGCCGATCGTGGTTAGAGAACGTGAAGGCAAGTATGAAATTATTGCCGGGGAAAGACGCTGGAGAGCAGTCAAGAAGCTTGGTTGGGAACGAATTCCTGCTATTGTTAAGGAATTTAATGATTCTCAAACAGCCTCAATCGCTCTTATTGAAAATTTGCAGCGTGAGGAATTAACTGCTGTCGAAGAAGCGATGGCTTACGCTCAATTAATCGAGCTACATGATTTAACACAGGAGAGTCTTGCTCAGCGGCTTGGCAAAGGGCAATCTACCATAGCGAATAAACTAAGGTTATTGAAATTGCCTGAACCTGTTCAACAAGCTCTTTTACAGAAGAAAATTACGGAGAGGCACGCTCGAGCATTAATTCCACTTAAGAATCCTGAGAATCAGGTGAAAGTTCTGAGTGAAGTTCTAGAACGACAGTGGAATGTAAAGCAGACGGAAGAACGCGTGGCTCGTATGTTAGAAGGCACGATTCAAAAACCGAAGCCGAGGAAAAAATCGGTTAGTAAGGATATGAGATTGGCAGTAAATACCATCCGCCAATCGCTTGATATGGTTACAGAGACTGGTTTAATGATTGACACAGATGAAGAAGACCACGACGAATACTATCAATTTACCATTCGAATACCAAAAAAGAAGTAA
- the rsmG gene encoding 16S rRNA (guanine(527)-N(7))-methyltransferase RsmG — protein MNEQQFQELLEEKGINLSSKQLQQFQTYYEILVEWNEKMNLTAITDKEEVYEKHFFDSIMAAFSFDFSSDYHICDVGAGAGFPSLPIKICFPHLNITIVDSLNKRIGFLEHLSSKLQLENVSFHHDRAELFGKNKDHREKYDVVTARAVARLSVLGELCLPLVKTNGYFVALKGPNVEDELDTGKQAIKLLGGEVVKRDTLTLPAEKSERNIVTIKKIKTTPKKYPRKPGTPNKNPL, from the coding sequence ATGAACGAGCAACAGTTTCAGGAGTTGTTAGAGGAGAAAGGGATTAATCTTTCTTCTAAGCAGCTTCAACAATTTCAAACCTACTATGAGATTCTTGTTGAATGGAATGAGAAAATGAATCTGACGGCTATTACTGATAAGGAAGAAGTGTACGAAAAGCACTTCTTTGATTCCATCATGGCCGCATTCTCATTTGACTTTTCTTCTGACTACCATATTTGTGATGTGGGAGCAGGAGCTGGATTTCCAAGTTTGCCTATTAAAATTTGTTTTCCTCATTTAAACATCACGATTGTCGATTCACTTAACAAACGAATTGGTTTCCTGGAGCATCTTTCTTCTAAACTTCAATTGGAAAATGTCTCTTTTCATCATGATCGTGCAGAATTATTTGGTAAAAACAAAGATCATCGGGAAAAGTATGATGTTGTTACGGCAAGAGCTGTTGCGCGACTGTCTGTTCTTGGTGAATTATGTCTACCTCTGGTTAAAACTAACGGTTACTTTGTGGCGTTGAAAGGTCCAAATGTAGAGGATGAGCTGGATACAGGAAAGCAAGCAATTAAGCTTCTTGGTGGGGAAGTCGTTAAGCGAGATACGCTAACACTACCAGCTGAAAAAAGTGAGCGAAATATCGTAACGATTAAAAAAATCAAAACGACTCCTAAAAAATATCCAAGAAAGCCAGGCACGCCAAATAAAAATCCTTTATAA